A window of the Thalassospira indica genome harbors these coding sequences:
- the gcvA gene encoding transcriptional regulator GcvA, which translates to MRRVLPSLTALQFFESSARHLSFTRAAEELNVTQSAISRQIRALEEYLGRDLFRRVKKRLKLTAAGEAYAAQVRDLLDRAEAATLQVMAYSDAGGMLNVGTLPTFGARWLVPRLGDFKATWPDIQLNLITQTREFNFDREGIDIAIHFGEDNLPGCVTHRLMGETLIAVCAPKLLKENDDLPIARERVRNCTLLQHSTRPRAWQDWLAATGVAVVDELAGPRFEHFHMVIQAAVAGLGLALLPEFLVREELESGRLVAPFDVSIPNQHAYYVVYPKEKENNFAVRAFRDWLIATCRTEQDDRPIPSGTAA; encoded by the coding sequence ATGCGCCGCGTCCTGCCATCCCTTACCGCCTTGCAATTCTTTGAAAGTTCGGCCCGTCATCTGTCTTTCACCCGCGCGGCAGAGGAGCTCAATGTCACTCAAAGCGCAATCAGCCGTCAGATCCGTGCGCTTGAGGAATATCTGGGACGGGATCTTTTTCGCCGTGTGAAGAAACGCCTGAAACTGACCGCGGCCGGTGAAGCCTATGCCGCACAGGTTCGCGACCTTCTTGATCGGGCCGAAGCCGCCACGCTTCAGGTCATGGCTTATTCCGATGCAGGCGGAATGCTCAATGTCGGGACCCTGCCGACCTTTGGCGCGCGCTGGCTTGTGCCGCGCCTTGGTGATTTCAAGGCAACCTGGCCGGACATTCAGCTCAATCTTATTACCCAGACGCGGGAGTTTAATTTCGACCGCGAGGGTATCGACATCGCCATTCACTTTGGCGAAGACAACCTGCCGGGCTGCGTGACCCACCGTTTGATGGGGGAAACCCTGATTGCGGTCTGTGCGCCCAAGCTGCTTAAGGAAAATGACGATCTGCCGATTGCCCGCGAACGCGTGCGCAACTGTACTTTGTTGCAACATTCCACCCGTCCGCGTGCTTGGCAGGACTGGCTTGCGGCCACCGGCGTTGCCGTGGTCGATGAACTGGCTGGCCCCCGGTTTGAGCATTTCCATATGGTCATTCAGGCCGCTGTCGCAGGCCTTGGGCTGGCACTTTTGCCGGAATTTCTGGTGCGTGAAGAACTTGAAAGCGGGCGTCTGGTCGCACCCTTTGATGTCTCCATCCCCAACCAGCATGCCTATTACGTGGTTTATCCCAAGGAAAAGGAAAATAACTTTGCGGTCCGCGCATTTCGCGACTGGCTGATTGCAACCTGTCGCACCGAACAGGATGACCGCCCCATCCCGTCGGGCACCGCTGCCTGA
- the amaB gene encoding L-piperidine-6-carboxylate dehydrogenase, translated as MSYKSILTELGLSEAEIANGTLSVQTPVDGSEFASVTETTPAEMTDVIGNAKKAFGAWRQVPGPRRGELVRLLGEELRAAKEPLGRLVSLECGKIYQEGLGEVQEMIDICDFAVGLSRQLYGLTIASERPGHKMMENWHPLGVVGLITAFNFPVAPWAWNTALALACGNAVIWKPSEKTPVTALACQKILEKAIAKFGDAPANLHQVVVGDREIGEIMTDSRDVALISATGSTRMGREVAPRVAERFGRTILELGGNNAMIVTPSADLDMTVRAVVFSAVGTCGQRCTSLRRLIVHKDVKDQLLPKIIAAYKSVKIGDPLADGVLVGPLIDEEAFANMQAALANAKKDGGTVHGGERTLESEYPNAFYVTPSVVEMPGQTETVRHETFAPILYVMTYETLEEAIALQNDVPQGLSSCIFSTDLRETELFLSSVGSDCGIANVNIGPSGAEIGGAFGGEKETGGGRESGSDAWKGYMRRATNTINYSRELPLAQGIKFDI; from the coding sequence GTGAGCTACAAATCCATTCTGACCGAACTTGGTCTGTCCGAAGCAGAGATTGCCAATGGCACCCTCAGTGTCCAGACCCCGGTTGACGGTTCGGAATTCGCAAGTGTCACCGAAACCACCCCGGCCGAGATGACCGATGTTATCGGCAACGCCAAAAAGGCATTTGGCGCATGGCGTCAGGTTCCCGGTCCGCGTCGTGGCGAACTGGTCCGTCTTCTGGGTGAAGAACTGCGCGCAGCCAAGGAACCACTGGGCCGTCTGGTGTCGCTTGAATGCGGCAAGATCTATCAGGAAGGTCTTGGCGAAGTTCAGGAAATGATCGACATCTGCGACTTCGCAGTTGGTCTGTCGCGCCAGCTTTACGGTCTGACCATCGCGTCCGAACGCCCGGGCCACAAAATGATGGAAAACTGGCATCCGCTGGGTGTTGTTGGCCTGATTACCGCGTTCAACTTCCCGGTCGCACCGTGGGCATGGAACACAGCGCTTGCACTGGCTTGCGGCAATGCCGTGATCTGGAAACCGTCGGAAAAAACCCCGGTTACTGCCCTTGCCTGCCAGAAGATCCTCGAAAAGGCGATTGCCAAATTCGGTGATGCACCGGCCAACCTGCATCAGGTTGTTGTCGGTGATCGTGAAATCGGTGAAATCATGACCGACAGCCGCGACGTCGCGCTGATTTCAGCCACCGGTTCTACCCGCATGGGCCGCGAAGTTGCCCCGCGTGTTGCCGAACGCTTTGGCCGTACCATTCTTGAACTTGGCGGGAACAATGCCATGATCGTGACCCCGTCGGCGGATCTGGATATGACCGTTCGTGCGGTTGTGTTCTCCGCTGTTGGCACCTGTGGTCAGCGTTGCACGTCGCTTCGTCGCCTGATCGTTCACAAGGACGTTAAGGATCAGCTTCTTCCGAAAATCATTGCGGCTTACAAGTCGGTGAAAATTGGCGATCCGCTGGCCGATGGTGTTCTGGTTGGTCCGCTGATCGACGAAGAAGCCTTTGCCAACATGCAGGCCGCACTTGCCAATGCCAAGAAAGACGGTGGCACCGTGCATGGTGGCGAACGTACCCTGGAATCGGAATATCCGAACGCGTTTTATGTCACCCCGTCGGTGGTTGAAATGCCGGGCCAGACCGAGACCGTGCGCCACGAAACCTTCGCACCGATCCTGTATGTGATGACCTACGAGACGCTTGAAGAAGCCATCGCGCTTCAGAATGACGTCCCGCAGGGTCTGTCGTCGTGCATCTTCTCGACCGATCTGCGCGAAACCGAACTGTTCCTGTCCTCGGTTGGGTCCGATTGCGGTATCGCCAACGTCAATATCGGTCCGTCCGGTGCGGAAATCGGTGGTGCCTTCGGTGGTGAAAAAGAAACCGGTGGCGGTCGTGAATCCGGTTCAGACGCATGGAAAGGCTACATGCGCCGCGCAACCAACACCATCAACTACTCCCGTGAGCTGCCGCTGGCTCAGGGCATCAAATTCGATATCTGA
- a CDS encoding FecCD family ABC transporter permease, with product MVAALQMQLPVSRSALFLILLMVGLCAATIVSLGMGGVEISVGDVFVHLGQRIGATEVGIDAFDARILDSLRLPRILRAIVIGAGLGLAGAVMQSLFRNPIADPGIIGVSASAAFGAVTMIVAGHLILGSYYAAFGPYGVPVAAFGGAALATVVISVLSRQDGRTDAAIMLLIGVAINAISFAGVGVFTYMADDAQLRSLTFWQMGALSGNGATDLPALIVMVLGVVYLVRLGTPLNLFLLGEAEARHLGVEVEHLKRRATVITALVVGAAVAVSGIIGFVGLVAPHLVRLATGPDNRYVLPASAMGGAIILTAADAVARIIVLPAELPIGLVTGIVGGPFFLGLLIVEKKRRRL from the coding sequence ATGGTTGCAGCCCTGCAAATGCAGCTACCGGTCAGCCGATCGGCACTGTTTTTGATCCTTTTGATGGTCGGGCTCTGTGCTGCCACCATTGTGTCGCTTGGTATGGGCGGGGTCGAGATTTCGGTTGGGGATGTGTTTGTTCATCTTGGGCAACGCATCGGCGCAACCGAGGTCGGCATTGACGCCTTTGACGCCCGTATCCTTGATAGTTTGCGGCTACCACGCATCCTGCGGGCGATTGTCATTGGGGCCGGGTTGGGACTTGCCGGTGCCGTAATGCAAAGCCTGTTTCGCAATCCGATTGCCGATCCCGGGATCATTGGTGTTTCGGCCAGTGCCGCCTTTGGGGCTGTGACGATGATTGTCGCAGGTCACCTGATACTGGGCAGTTACTATGCGGCCTTTGGGCCATATGGCGTGCCGGTTGCGGCCTTTGGTGGTGCGGCTTTGGCGACTGTTGTGATCAGCGTTTTGTCACGTCAGGATGGCCGTACCGATGCGGCGATCATGTTGCTGATTGGTGTGGCAATCAATGCCATCTCCTTTGCCGGTGTGGGTGTCTTTACCTACATGGCCGACGACGCCCAGTTGCGCAGCCTGACCTTCTGGCAGATGGGCGCGCTTTCGGGTAATGGTGCGACTGATCTGCCCGCCTTGATCGTGATGGTACTTGGGGTTGTTTACCTAGTCCGGCTTGGAACCCCACTTAATCTGTTTTTGCTGGGCGAGGCCGAAGCACGCCATCTGGGGGTTGAGGTCGAACATCTGAAACGTCGCGCCACGGTGATCACAGCCCTTGTCGTCGGGGCGGCGGTGGCGGTTTCGGGGATTATCGGGTTCGTCGGGTTGGTGGCACCACATTTGGTGCGTTTGGCAACCGGGCCGGATAACCGTTACGTCCTGCCAGCATCAGCGATGGGCGGGGCGATTATTCTGACTGCGGCAGACGCGGTGGCACGAATCATCGTCCTTCCGGCCGAACTGCCCATCGGGCTTGTCACCGGCATTGTCGGTGGCCCGTTTTTCTTAGGGTTGCTGATTGTTGAAAAGAAAAGGCGTCGCCTATGA
- a CDS encoding heme ABC transporter ATP-binding protein — translation MTLMAHKADFKARGRYLLRDVSITVEPGEVLAILGPNGAGKSTLLKVLAGELATSGGKVFQNGRPLSTISALDLAQERAVMPQAASMTFPFTVFDVVALGRAPFRKVSTRQFDQKQVIRAIKLADITHLADRTYPALSGGEKQRVHLARALVQLWGMTDANLTQVASDGSISAARFLLLDEPTAGLDVAHQHAVLSLARREAKECGVGVLMILHDFNQVLTYADQVAVLSAGEVVAQGSVSDVMTPDLLSSVFKSRIRSINDPAGGVILISQSA, via the coding sequence ATGACCCTTATGGCGCATAAGGCTGATTTCAAGGCGCGTGGGCGTTACCTGCTGCGTGATGTATCGATTACAGTCGAGCCGGGCGAAGTTCTGGCCATCCTTGGTCCGAACGGGGCGGGGAAGTCCACCTTGCTCAAGGTTTTGGCGGGTGAACTTGCGACAAGTGGTGGCAAGGTCTTTCAGAATGGCCGACCCCTTTCGACCATTTCGGCCCTTGATCTGGCGCAGGAACGCGCAGTAATGCCACAGGCCGCCTCGATGACCTTTCCGTTCACGGTGTTTGATGTTGTCGCACTGGGTCGTGCGCCATTTCGCAAGGTTTCAACGCGCCAGTTTGATCAAAAACAAGTTATTCGTGCGATCAAGCTTGCTGATATCACCCATCTGGCGGATCGGACCTATCCGGCCTTGTCAGGTGGAGAAAAACAGCGCGTTCATCTGGCACGTGCGCTGGTTCAGCTTTGGGGCATGACGGATGCCAACCTAACCCAGGTGGCAAGCGATGGCTCAATATCTGCTGCGCGGTTTTTGCTGTTGGATGAACCGACGGCGGGTCTTGATGTGGCGCATCAACATGCGGTCTTATCCCTTGCTCGGCGTGAGGCGAAGGAATGCGGTGTTGGTGTTCTGATGATCCTGCATGACTTCAATCAGGTCCTGACCTATGCCGATCAGGTCGCTGTCCTTAGCGCAGGCGAAGTCGTCGCACAGGGATCGGTATCAGACGTCATGACACCGGACTTGCTGTCATCAGTTTTCAAAAGCCGGATCCGGTCAATTAATGACCCGGCGGGTGGAGTCATTTTGATCAGTCAATCTGCCTGA
- a CDS encoding NAD(P)/FAD-dependent oxidoreductase, with product MGSVDENYDVIIVGGAVIGSSIAWHLTGRDDFNGRVLVIEKDSTYEFCSTALSAASIRQQFSTPINIEMSAYGIQFLRNLKRDLDPDVDIALHEKGYLILATDQGRDILRQNHATQTEFGGDIVWMEPDDLAAKYPWMNTSDLAAGCWGRTGEGWFDAYCLMQSFRKQARRLGADYIDGEVVEVMRDGDQVTGVVLKDGRRFGCGQLVNAAGTGGSKVARMAGLEIPVEPRKRCIFVFNCRDAEDISASCPMLIDPSGLYVRPEGEFFITGIAPPKDRDPECWDFDVDHSLFDDIIWPGLYERCERFEAIKVVNAWAGHYSYNLLDQNAILGRHTDVKNFIFANGFSGHGLQQSPAVGRGIAELIATNGYETLDLSVFGYERIRDNAPVLELNVI from the coding sequence ATGGGTTCTGTTGACGAAAATTATGATGTGATCATCGTCGGTGGTGCCGTGATCGGCAGTTCCATCGCATGGCATTTGACAGGCCGAGATGATTTCAACGGCCGGGTTCTGGTGATCGAAAAAGACTCGACCTATGAGTTTTGTTCGACCGCGCTTTCAGCCGCGTCGATCCGACAGCAGTTCTCGACTCCGATCAATATTGAAATGTCGGCCTATGGCATTCAGTTCCTGCGCAACCTGAAACGCGATCTTGACCCGGATGTCGATATTGCCTTGCATGAAAAGGGTTATCTCATTCTGGCCACTGATCAGGGCCGCGATATCCTGCGTCAGAACCATGCAACGCAAACCGAATTTGGTGGTGACATCGTCTGGATGGAGCCCGATGACCTTGCCGCGAAATATCCGTGGATGAACACATCGGATCTGGCGGCCGGTTGCTGGGGACGCACGGGCGAAGGCTGGTTTGATGCCTATTGCCTGATGCAGTCATTTCGCAAACAGGCACGTCGCCTTGGTGCTGATTACATTGACGGCGAAGTCGTCGAGGTCATGCGGGATGGTGATCAGGTTACGGGTGTGGTTCTTAAGGACGGTCGTCGTTTTGGCTGTGGCCAGCTTGTGAATGCCGCGGGCACCGGCGGATCAAAGGTTGCACGGATGGCCGGCCTTGAAATTCCGGTCGAGCCACGCAAACGCTGCATCTTTGTATTCAATTGCCGGGACGCGGAAGACATCAGTGCATCCTGCCCGATGCTGATTGATCCAAGTGGTCTGTATGTCCGCCCGGAAGGCGAGTTCTTTATTACCGGCATCGCACCGCCCAAGGATCGTGATCCGGAATGCTGGGATTTTGACGTCGATCACAGCCTGTTTGACGACATCATCTGGCCCGGCCTGTATGAGCGGTGTGAGCGGTTTGAGGCGATCAAGGTCGTTAATGCCTGGGCGGGTCATTATTCCTATAACCTGCTGGATCAGAACGCGATTTTGGGCCGTCACACGGACGTCAAAAACTTCATCTTTGCCAACGGGTTCTCGGGCCATGGCCTGCAACAAAGCCCGGCGGTCGGTCGTGGTATTGCCGAACTGATTGCAACAAACGGCTATGAAACCCTTGATCTGTCGGTGTTTGGCTATGAGCGCATTCGCGACAACGCGCCGGTGCTTGAACTGAACGTTATCTAA
- a CDS encoding aspartate aminotransferase family protein: MPRDENTKPAQDSTQMRERAIASVSAGVRNVHPVYLDRALNAEAWDVDGKRYIDFIGGIGVLTVGHRNPVVMDRVAAQCERFTHSCYNALPHEPYVAVTEWLAENCPIEGPAKSMLTNSGAEAMENALKLARAFTGRTGVIAFEGGFHGRTLATLALTGKTKPYKTGLGPLPGPVWHLPFPCPETGVSVDDAMAAIAKLFAVSADPASVGAVVIELVQGEGGFRAADGEFLTALRHMCDENGMVLIADEIQSGFARTGKMFAVEHAGVSPDILVMGKGIGGGFPLAAITGAEDVMNALAPGGLGGTYSGNPVACAAATGVFEVLKTDKLTARAKQLGEKYATHIAWLRDLPGGHVIGNMRGIGAMRAFELIADNGKPSPKRLQCLLQLARDNGLLLMPSGEHANVVRLLAPLTIPFDQVDEAFAIIAKLLPKVAEIKSDAL; the protein is encoded by the coding sequence ATGCCCCGTGACGAAAACACCAAACCAGCCCAAGACAGCACGCAGATGCGCGAGCGCGCAATCGCGTCGGTATCGGCCGGGGTGCGCAATGTGCATCCGGTCTATCTTGATCGCGCGCTCAATGCCGAGGCATGGGATGTCGATGGCAAACGCTATATCGATTTCATCGGCGGGATCGGTGTTTTGACTGTCGGGCATCGCAACCCGGTTGTGATGGACCGCGTTGCCGCCCAGTGCGAACGATTTACCCACAGCTGCTATAATGCGTTGCCACACGAACCCTACGTCGCGGTGACCGAATGGCTGGCTGAAAACTGCCCGATTGAAGGTCCGGCAAAATCCATGCTGACCAATTCTGGGGCAGAGGCGATGGAAAATGCGCTGAAGCTTGCGCGCGCCTTTACCGGTCGCACGGGTGTGATTGCGTTTGAGGGCGGCTTTCATGGTCGAACCTTGGCCACCCTGGCACTGACGGGTAAAACCAAACCCTATAAGACCGGGCTTGGCCCGTTGCCGGGACCGGTTTGGCATCTGCCATTTCCTTGCCCGGAAACCGGTGTATCGGTTGATGATGCAATGGCCGCCATTGCCAAACTGTTTGCCGTTTCCGCAGATCCGGCATCGGTCGGGGCTGTAGTGATTGAACTGGTGCAGGGCGAAGGTGGTTTTCGTGCCGCCGATGGTGAATTCCTGACCGCGCTACGCCATATGTGTGACGAAAACGGCATGGTTTTGATTGCCGATGAAATTCAGTCCGGCTTTGCCCGGACGGGCAAGATGTTTGCCGTTGAGCATGCCGGGGTTTCGCCCGATATCCTTGTTATGGGCAAGGGCATTGGCGGGGGCTTTCCGCTGGCCGCCATCACCGGTGCCGAGGATGTCATGAATGCGCTGGCCCCGGGTGGGCTTGGCGGTACTTATTCCGGCAATCCGGTGGCGTGCGCGGCAGCAACCGGCGTGTTTGAGGTTCTGAAAACCGACAAGCTTACCGCCCGTGCCAAGCAGCTTGGTGAAAAATACGCCACCCATATCGCATGGTTGCGCGATCTGCCCGGTGGGCATGTGATTGGCAACATGCGCGGGATTGGCGCTATGCGTGCCTTTGAATTGATTGCAGATAACGGCAAACCGTCACCCAAACGTCTGCAATGCTTGTTGCAACTGGCCCGTGATAACGGGCTATTGTTAATGCCAAGCGGTGAACACGCAAATGTGGTGCGCCTGCTGGCACCTTTGACTATTCCGTTTGATCAGGTTGATGAGGCCTTTGCCATCATCGCCAAGCTGCTGCCCAAGGTGGCAGAGATTAAAAGCGACGCCCTCTAG